From the Paenibacillus sp. MMS20-IR301 genome, the window CATGCGCGATTGGAATGACGATTTCTTCATCCTTCGCATAGTCAATAGTGAACGGTGTTGTGTTGTTTACGACCTTAAGCACGGTATCATGACAGCGGAACTTCATCGACATGTTGCGGCGCAGCGCACCCGGCAAGAGGCCGGCCTCGGTCAGGATCTGGAACCCGTTGCAGATGCCGAGCACGAATTTGCCCTGCTCCGCAGCTTTGGCTACTTCCGCCATTACCGGAGCGAACCGGGAAATCGCACCGCAGCGCAGATAGTCACCATAGGAAAAACCGCCCGGCACAAGAATGCAGTCATAAGCCGACAGGTCCGTCGCCGTATGCCACACATAATCCACGGGTTCACCGAGAGTGTCCTCTACTGCCTTGTAGCAGTCAATGTCACAATTGGAGCCTGGAAAGACAAGTACAGCAAATTTCATGGCTTCTAGTCCTCCAATTCGTAGCGGTAATCCTCGATCACCGTGTTGGCCAGCAGCTTCTCGCACATTTCCTTGAGGCGTCCTTCCGCTTCCGTGCGGTTGTCGGTATCCAGCGTGATCTCCATATACTTACCGATTCGCAGACTTTCAACTTCCTGGAAACCAACGGAATGCAGCGCCCCTTGCACGGCTACACCTTGGGGATCGAGCACGCTTTTCTTGATGGTGACGTAGACTGTCGCTTTTAACATACGCTTGTAGTTCCTCCTAAGATTTAATGAGTTTGACTTGGCCTAACTTAACTGCATAATGTACAGCTATAATCTCAATTCCGCCTGTGAAAATAACTATAGTTGCATTTCGTACAGCTATTTCTATGAAAATCTGTGTTTCGGGCCATTTCGCTTCTTTTTAGTTGTACCAGATACAGTTAAACCGTTATTGGCCCTTCTATCTGGTAAAACAACTGCTGAGAATGCAATTAAAAGTTGGCTGTCAAGGGATCAAGACAGAATCATCAAATGATCTATAAGGACTTTCCGGTAAGGCGGTGATAGATATCCAGGTACCGGCGTGAGGTTTCTTCAACGACTTCAACCGGCAGCGGGTCCGGCGTGCTGTTCTTGTCCCAGGAGGATGCCGAAAGGTAAGTCCGTACAGGCTCCTTATCCATGCTGTCAATCTCGATATCCAGTGCGTATTTGTCCTTGGCCCAGAAACGGGAGGCATCCGGTGTGAAAATCTCATCGATCAGGATGACTTTACCGTCCAGCAGCCCGAACTCAAACTTGCAATCGGCGAGGATAATGCCGCGTTCTGCGCAATATTCTCTGGCAAAAGCGAACAGCTTCAGGCTCTTCTCCTTCAGCTCCAGCGCCAGCTCCGCACCGACCTGCTCCTGCATCTGCTCAAAAGGAATATCTTCATCATGGCCGACATCATTCTTCGCAGCAGGTGTGAAAATCGGCTCAGCCAGCACTGCGTTCTTGCGCAGCCCCGCGGGAAGCTCAATCCCGTTCACTTTGCCGGTCTCCTGGTACTGCCGCCAGCCGCCGCCGGTAATGCAGCCGCGCACAACACATTCGATATCGATCCGCTCCGCTTTGCGGACCACCATGATGCGGTTCTTCAGTGCCTCACGATCCTTCGCGATATCCCCGAGCTTATCCACATCAATGTGGACCACATGATTCTCTATAAGCTCCTTCGTCTGGCCGAACCAGAAGGCACTGAGCCGGTTCAGCACATTGCCTTTGTCCGGTACCGCCGGGTCCAGCACGTAATCAAATGCAGAGATCCGGTCGGTAACGACGATCAGGACCTCTTCCCCCAAATCGTACAGCTCACGAACCTTCCCTTTGTAGAGCAGCGGCGCATTTACGAGTTCCACGGCTGTGGATACGGCCGTTGATGTCATGACCTTTCCTCCCTTCAAGTAGAAACGGCTTCTCCGTCCTTAACAAGGACGGTATCCGTTTCGGCGAGAAATATAAGGATGATTGATAGAGTAAAACATATTAATCCTTATATTTGAACAAATGATCTTGCTTATCTGCTTACCTTCTTTAGATCAGTTCCAGCTTGCGGAAGATGGTGTCCACATGTTTAAGGTGCCAAGAAGGGTTGAACGCATCCTCGATCTCTTCCGGGCTAAGCACGGCGGTGATTTCCGGTGTAGCTTCCACGATGTCACGGAACTGGGTCTGCTCCTCCCAGGCCTGCATCGCGCGCGGCTGCACGGTGTCGTAAGCCTGCTCGCGGCTGAAGCCTTTGTCGATCAGCTTCGTCAGGATGCGGCCGGAGAACGGAACGCCGAAGGTGGCGTTCATGTTGCGCTTCATATTCTCAGGGAATACGGTCAGGTTCTTCACGATGTTGCCGAAGCGGTTCAGCATATAGTTCAGCAGCATGGTCGCATCCGGCAGGATGATCCGTTCCACGGAGGAATGGGAAATATCACGCTCATGCCACAGCGGCACGTTCTCATAAGCAGTAACCATGTGGCCGCGGATCACGCGGGACAGGCCGGAGATGTTCTCGCAGCCGATCGGGTTGCGCTTATGCGGCATGGCGGATGAACCCTTTTGACCTTTGGCAAAAGCCTCTTCCACCTCGCGGATCTCACTCTTCTGCAAGGCGCGGATTTCAGTAGCGAACTTGTCGAGGGATGTAGCAACAAGCGCCAGTGCAGCCATGTACTCTGCATGACGGTCACGCTGCAGCGTCTGCGTGGAGATCGGTGCGGGGCTTGTGCCCAGCTTGCGGCAGACAAATTCTTCAACGAACGGATCGATGTTGGCATAGGTGCCGACAGCCCCGGAGATTTTACCGAATTGTACGCCGTTAGCCGCATGACGGAAGCGCTCCAGGTTACGCTTCATTTCCTCGTACCAGAGTGCCATTTTGAGTCCGAAAGTGGTTGGCTCCGCGTGTACACCATGGGTGCGCCCCATCATCGGGGTATCTTTGTAAGCTACTGCTTTATCTTTAAGAATCTCAATGAACCGGATAATATCCTGCTCCAGAATTTCGTTGGCCTGACGCAGCAGGTAGCCGAGCGCCGTGTCAACAACATCTGTGGAGGTTAAACCGTAGTGTACCCATTTGCGCTCTGCACCCAGGCTCTCGGATACTGCACGGGTAAAGGCGATCACGTCATGGCGCGTTTCCAGCTCAATTTCATCAATCCGGGCGATGTCGAATTTGGCGTCCTTGCGCAGCTTTGCGGCATCTTCATGCGGGATCACTCCCAGCTCAGCCCAGGCTTCACAAGCGCAAATCTCAACTTCCAGCCATGCGTTGAATTTATTTTCTTCGGTCCAAATGGCCCGCATCTCAGGTCTGCTGTAACGTTCGATCATATCTGTTCAGTTCCTCCAAAGGTTAGTTTGCTCTACCCAGTCCAGGCCGTCTCCGGTGTCCTTGCAGAGCAGGTTGATATGGCCCATCTTGCGGCCGGTTTTGCTCTCGGTCTTGCCATATATATGAAGCTTGGGTGCTATGCCAAGCTTGTTTGCTGCTTCATTCACGATGCATGCCGCCTGAACGGCCCCATCCAGATGCTGGCCGAGCACATTCACCATCACTACAGGAGTGAGCAGCTTCGTATCGCCCAGCGGCAGGTTGCAGATCGCCCGCACATGCTGCTCGAACTGCGAGGTCACGCAGGCATCCATCGTGTAGTGCCCGGAGTTGTGCGGGCGTGGAGCCAGCTCATTGACGAACAGCTCTCCGGCTTCCGTTACGAACATCTCCACCGCGAGCAGTCCGACAGCGTCCATGCCGGACACAATCCGTTCGGCCAGCTCGCAGGCCCTTTGCTGAATCTCCTCCGGCACCCTGGCCGGCACAATCGAGAGATGCAGAATGTTGTTCACATGGATGTTCTCCGCAGGCGGGAAGCTCTTGACCTCGCCGGATGCACTGCGGGCGGCAATGACCGAAATTTCGCACTGGAAGGCGATGAATTTCTCCAGCACCAGCTCCGGCACCTGTGCCGAGGCTGCCTCAGCCCCCGGCGCCACCTGCCGGAACGCTTCCGCAAGCTCCTCCGGCCGGCGGATGACGGCTTGTCCCTTGCCGTCGTAGCCCCCTGTGGCTGTCTTCAGCACACAGGGCAGGCCCAGGCCGGCAGCCGCGGCCTCAAGCTCCGCCAGGCTGCCGACCTTGCGGTAAGGGGCAACGGGCACGCCCGCAGCCTCAATGGCCGCTTTCTCGCGCAGCCGGTGCTGCGTCGTATACAGCAGCGCGCTGCCCTGGGGCACGTACGATTCCTCTGTCAGCAGCGCGGCTACGCCTGCGTCGACGTTCTCGAATTCGTACGTGATCACGTCCGCGCGCTGCGCCAGCTCCCGCGCCGCGTCCCGGTCGTTATACGCCGCTGTAATCTGCGGCGTCACCTGCCCGCAGGGCGCATCCTTGGCTGGGTCCAGCGCCACGAAGCGGTAGCCCATGGCGCTGCCGGACAGCGCCATCATGCGCCCGAGCTGCCCGCCGCCGAGCACGCCGATCGTTGCACCGGGCAGCAGCGTCCGCGGCTGCTGCACCGCCGCCCCGGCTCCAACTGCTTGTTTCTGCTCTGCACCTTCCAGCCCCCCGGCCTTTATTTCCTCCGGCCTCATAAGCTGTCGCTGCTTTCCAGCACTTCGCGCTGAATCGCTTCACGCCGCTGCTGCACCCTGGCTGCCACCTCCGGCTCGTAAGCGCCGATAATCTGGGCGGCCAGCAAGCCTGCATTGGCAGCACCAGCCTTGCCGATCGCTACCGTAGCTACCGGAATGCCTGCCGGCATCTGCACAATCGAGAGCAGCGAGTCCAGGCCGTTCAGCGCCTTGGACTGTACCGGAACCCCAATGACCGGCAGGATGGTCTTAGCGGCCACCATACCCGGCAGATGTGCCGCACCGCCCGCACCGGCGATAATTACCCGCAGGCCGCGGCCTGCAGCATCCTCGGCATAACGGAACATCTGGTCCGGCGTGCGGTGCGCCGAGATTACCTTTTTCTCATACGGCACACCAAGCTCCTCAAGCACAGCACATGCATGCTCCATCGTTTCATAGTCCGATTTGCTGCCCATAATGACTCCTACCTGCACAGACATCGTTCACCCAGCCTTCCGTTTCCCGTTATAGATTAATCTTAGTAGTAAGTGTGTCCAATTCCTTCAGTTTCCTATAATCCCGAAAAAAATAGCCCGGATTCCAAGCGCAATTTGCTGCGGGTGGACCCGGACTACTAAGGAATCAGAAGATAACTGCTCTCGCATCTGTACCTGCGGCGCCTTTAAGAAGGACAAGCGCAAGGCACGCCGCCCCGGTGTACGTGGCGGCTATGCCGGCTGTTCCAGTTATCCTGTTCCTCGTAGTCCGGCAATTTACGGTTACCGGGTAGAAACTTCCGGGCCCTATTCCCGGTTTTATACGAGCTCTTCATACGTTCAGTTTAACAACGCCCTACACTTCGTGTCAACTTAAACACGAACATTGTCATATCGTGTCTGTCAAATGTTCGCTTTTAGGCACAATTGAAATTGAATTTACGGCTCAATTTGCCTATCCCATAAGGATATCCCCCTACTAAGTGCAGCCTTAGCATACAAATTCTTCCCTTAAAAAAAGGGAACGCCGCAGCGTCCCTCTACTTGTAACCGATTTATTTGACGACCAGCACCGGAATCCGTGCACTCTGCACTACGTTATGGCTGACACTGCCCAGAACAAACTCCCGGATTCCCCCGAGTCCGCGGCTGCCGATAACAATAGCATCCATGGCGTGCTCTTTGGCATAAGCCAGAATCACCTCGGCAGGCGAGCCCTGCAGAAGCTCCACCGTAGCATTCAGTCCCTCCGCCTCCAGGCGGCTTTTCACTTCATCCGTAGTCTGGACGGCGAGATCATAATAATCCTTGTTCACTGAAGCCGGCAGAGGCGCGAGAGCTTCCCCGATGAAGAAACGCGGGAATTCGAATGCGTGTACGACGTACAGGGATGATCCCGGGGTTACCTTTGCCAGTTCAATCGCACGCTCCAATGCCTGATTGGATGCCTTCGAACCGTCATAGGCGAGCAAAATTTTAGAGAATAACATATACGCCACCTCTTTCTGTTTTGTACTGTTCTTATCCTAAAAAGTATCCATACAGCAGGAGATTCAGCAGCAGCAGCAGCGGAATTCCGATCCTGAAGGAAGCATGCCTGGTCTTGTGGCGCTTACGGTACATGGCAATCAGCACACCCAGTGCGCCGCCCATGAACGCGAGCAGGAACAGTGTTTTCTCCGGCACCCGGTCCCGCCTCTTCCGGGCCTTGTTCTTGTCCTCCGACATCACCACGTACCCGATCACATTGATCAGCAGAAACCACAGCAATACAACCTTGACCATACCTTCCGGCCCCTCCTCCTTGCAACCTATCTACTACTCTCTATTATATTACCCTTTCCGGCAAAAAACCAATTAACTCGGTGCAGGTAACCACTCAGGTACTCCGCAGAGATTCCGATTCTATTCCAGCAAACCTACCCCTGTCCGCCAGAGATCCGCATGTTACTGCTGCTTCCCTTACCTGCTCCGCCAGCTTCTCTGATCCAGATCCAGGACAACACTGCAGCAAGCGCTGCCGCAAAGCCGCCAAGCCAGAATCCGCCGGTCAAACCATACGCCGCACTCATCCAGCCCGCCACAAACGGGCCGCCTGACATTCCTACCGCATACACCGCCTGATAAAAGCCCATAGCTGTTGCCCGTTTGAACGGAGCGACGCCCGAGACAGATTTACCCAGCAGTAACGGGAAAATAAGCCCCTGCATAAAGCCGTTTCCAACCTGCGTAGCGCAGAGGGCGGCGAGCGTAGGCATCGAGGGAATCAGCAGCGTGAACACTGCGCTCCCGGCAAAACCCAGCATCAGCGTCCCCCGGTCACCGAGCCACTTGCCGAACAGGCGCGAGCCGTAAAGGGTAGCTGCCGCATGCGGCAGCATGAAGGCCAGTGTCAGCCAGCCGAGGCTTTCTTTGCTCGCTCCAATACTCAGTGCCTGATTCGGTGTATAACCGAACATCGTAATGAACAATACGCAATGCGCAAGCACAGATAACAGCGAGACCTTGACCAGCAGCGGCTCCCGTATCACATCTGCGAGGTCTTTAATCTGAATTGCATTCCGCTTCTCCTGTTTCTGTTCAGGCAGACGGAGTGCAAGCAGCAACGCTGCTGCTGCCACAATGCCGCCGATGATGAACGGGGTGTTCCAGCCCCAGTGATCGACCATATACCCGCTGATCATCATACTGGTCAACTGGGCAATCACCGTTGTGAACTGCAGCATCCCCATTGCTCTACCAGCTTCTTCTTTCGGAAAATAACCCGCAAACATCACTGAATATACGACCCACGCGGATGCAGCAATCCCTGAGACCGCCCGCGCTGCCAATGCCCACCCCGGATGCGCGCCTGCCAGGAACAGCAGACAGCTCGCTCCGCTGGCAATCAGCCCCAGATAAATAAACGGCCGCCGCCGGTTAAGAATATCCGAGCCGATACCGATCGGCAGCCGGAACAGAATCTGCATCAGGCCGTATACACCCAGGACCGCACCGACCATTATATAGGAAGCACCCAGATGCTCCACATACGGAGACAGCACCGGAACATAGATATAGGAGGAGAACCAGAACATAAAGACAATGACCAAAAAGAAAAACCGGCTGCCCCTCCTATTCTCCGGGGCTTGTGCCGACTTTATATCTTCCACTATCCGCTTAACCGCCGCCACTTGTATCACCCGTTTCAAATTTTTATGTATAACAGCCGGCTTCACGCTTACGATATTTATCCGCTATATTTCCGGCCATCACCTTACCGCAGCCTCATTGCCCCTTATTCTTGGCTTCCATTGCTGCCTTCAGCAGCTCACCCAGATTGGAGCCGGCGCTCTCCTGCTTGCTGTACTGCTGGACCAGCTTCTGCTGCTCCCGTTTATTAATGTGCTTGTGGTCCTTATCTATGGTCTCTGTAATTCCGCAGCCCAGGCACTGCACATACAAGCCCGCTTTGCCCTGTTTCTGTTCCATCTTCTTATGGCACTGCGGGCAGCGCCGGCCCGATAGCTGCTTCTCTCCCGCCCGGGTATAGCCGCAGTCCTCCTTCGGACAGACCAGCAGCTTGCCGCGTTTGGTCTTCTTCTCCAGCATTCTTGTCCCGCATTCCGGACAGTGGCTGCTGGAGACATTATGCGGCTTGTATTCCGCGCTGCTGCTCTTCACCCCGGACACCAGCTCCTGGGCCATGCTGCGTATCCCCTGCAGGAACGGCTCCGGCCGCCCTTGTCCGCGGGCGATCTTCTCCAGCTCCGCTTCCCAGCGCGCTGTCAGCTCAGGAGTGCGCAACTGGCCGGACACCAGTCCGATCAGCTGCTTGCCTTTGCCGGTCGGATGCAGCAGATTGCCCTGGCGTTCAATCGTGTCCGAGCTGACCAGCTTCTCAATAATGTCCGCCCGGGTTGCCGGCGTCCCCAGCCCGTGCTTCTCCATCTGTGTCAGCAGAGAAGCTTCATTATAGCGCTTCGGCGGCTGCGTCCGCCCCGGCTTGATAATGCAGCGCTGAATCTTCACGCTGTCGCCTTCACGCAGCTCCGGCA encodes:
- the purS gene encoding phosphoribosylformylglycinamidine synthase subunit PurS; this encodes MLKATVYVTIKKSVLDPQGVAVQGALHSVGFQEVESLRIGKYMEITLDTDNRTEAEGRLKEMCEKLLANTVIEDYRYELED
- a CDS encoding phosphoribosylaminoimidazolesuccinocarboxamide synthase translates to MTSTAVSTAVELVNAPLLYKGKVRELYDLGEEVLIVVTDRISAFDYVLDPAVPDKGNVLNRLSAFWFGQTKELIENHVVHIDVDKLGDIAKDREALKNRIMVVRKAERIDIECVVRGCITGGGWRQYQETGKVNGIELPAGLRKNAVLAEPIFTPAAKNDVGHDEDIPFEQMQEQVGAELALELKEKSLKLFAFAREYCAERGIILADCKFEFGLLDGKVILIDEIFTPDASRFWAKDKYALDIEIDSMDKEPVRTYLSASSWDKNSTPDPLPVEVVEETSRRYLDIYHRLTGKSL
- the purQ gene encoding phosphoribosylformylglycinamidine synthase subunit PurQ, producing MKFAVLVFPGSNCDIDCYKAVEDTLGEPVDYVWHTATDLSAYDCILVPGGFSYGDYLRCGAISRFAPVMAEVAKAAEQGKFVLGICNGFQILTEAGLLPGALRRNMSMKFRCHDTVLKVVNNTTPFTIDYAKDEEIVIPIAHGEGNYYCDEETLAELKANNQIVFTYSDNPNGSVADIAGISNAAGNVVGMMPHPERAVNSLLGSEDGKRMFTSILTTWRDRYDAASIR
- a CDS encoding DUF1294 domain-containing protein, which produces MVKVVLLWFLLINVIGYVVMSEDKNKARKRRDRVPEKTLFLLAFMGGALGVLIAMYRKRHKTRHASFRIGIPLLLLLNLLLYGYFLG
- a CDS encoding universal stress protein, which produces MLFSKILLAYDGSKASNQALERAIELAKVTPGSSLYVVHAFEFPRFFIGEALAPLPASVNKDYYDLAVQTTDEVKSRLEAEGLNATVELLQGSPAEVILAYAKEHAMDAIVIGSRGLGGIREFVLGSVSHNVVQSARIPVLVVK
- a CDS encoding MFS transporter, which gives rise to MIQVAAVKRIVEDIKSAQAPENRRGSRFFFLVIVFMFWFSSYIYVPVLSPYVEHLGASYIMVGAVLGVYGLMQILFRLPIGIGSDILNRRRPFIYLGLIASGASCLLFLAGAHPGWALAARAVSGIAASAWVVYSVMFAGYFPKEEAGRAMGMLQFTTVIAQLTSMMISGYMVDHWGWNTPFIIGGIVAAAALLLALRLPEQKQEKRNAIQIKDLADVIREPLLVKVSLLSVLAHCVLFITMFGYTPNQALSIGASKESLGWLTLAFMLPHAAATLYGSRLFGKWLGDRGTLMLGFAGSAVFTLLIPSMPTLAALCATQVGNGFMQGLIFPLLLGKSVSGVAPFKRATAMGFYQAVYAVGMSGGPFVAGWMSAAYGLTGGFWLGGFAAALAAVLSWIWIREAGGAGKGSSSNMRISGGQG
- the purK gene encoding 5-(carboxyamino)imidazole ribonucleotide synthase, producing the protein MRPEEIKAGGLEGAEQKQAVGAGAAVQQPRTLLPGATIGVLGGGQLGRMMALSGSAMGYRFVALDPAKDAPCGQVTPQITAAYNDRDAARELAQRADVITYEFENVDAGVAALLTEESYVPQGSALLYTTQHRLREKAAIEAAGVPVAPYRKVGSLAELEAAAAGLGLPCVLKTATGGYDGKGQAVIRRPEELAEAFRQVAPGAEAASAQVPELVLEKFIAFQCEISVIAARSASGEVKSFPPAENIHVNNILHLSIVPARVPEEIQQRACELAERIVSGMDAVGLLAVEMFVTEAGELFVNELAPRPHNSGHYTMDACVTSQFEQHVRAICNLPLGDTKLLTPVVMVNVLGQHLDGAVQAACIVNEAANKLGIAPKLHIYGKTESKTGRKMGHINLLCKDTGDGLDWVEQTNLWRN
- the purE gene encoding 5-(carboxyamino)imidazole ribonucleotide mutase, with protein sequence MSVQVGVIMGSKSDYETMEHACAVLEELGVPYEKKVISAHRTPDQMFRYAEDAAGRGLRVIIAGAGGAAHLPGMVAAKTILPVIGVPVQSKALNGLDSLLSIVQMPAGIPVATVAIGKAGAANAGLLAAQIIGAYEPEVAARVQQRREAIQREVLESSDSL
- the purB gene encoding adenylosuccinate lyase, which produces MIERYSRPEMRAIWTEENKFNAWLEVEICACEAWAELGVIPHEDAAKLRKDAKFDIARIDEIELETRHDVIAFTRAVSESLGAERKWVHYGLTSTDVVDTALGYLLRQANEILEQDIIRFIEILKDKAVAYKDTPMMGRTHGVHAEPTTFGLKMALWYEEMKRNLERFRHAANGVQFGKISGAVGTYANIDPFVEEFVCRKLGTSPAPISTQTLQRDRHAEYMAALALVATSLDKFATEIRALQKSEIREVEEAFAKGQKGSSAMPHKRNPIGCENISGLSRVIRGHMVTAYENVPLWHERDISHSSVERIILPDATMLLNYMLNRFGNIVKNLTVFPENMKRNMNATFGVPFSGRILTKLIDKGFSREQAYDTVQPRAMQAWEEQTQFRDIVEATPEITAVLSPEEIEDAFNPSWHLKHVDTIFRKLELI